A genomic segment from Triticum dicoccoides isolate Atlit2015 ecotype Zavitan chromosome 1A, WEW_v2.0, whole genome shotgun sequence encodes:
- the LOC119319587 gene encoding ethylene-response factor C3-like → MAVPSGTCAASPPSSSTSPRLSAGVVNFLARRAMTTHHRAAAAAAAFPLHSPGSSTGSADSVPSSSCRHHAPATPPPPPFDTNDADEKLPRNMLSQHQDGSAHGTAAAPLKQEPTDAGVDAGRAFRGVRKRPWGKYAAEIRDSTRNGVRVWLGTFESPEAAALAYDQAAFAMRGGAAVLNFPADQVRRSLEGAGEDVRGRAHGVSPVLALKRRHSMRSRKATASLPCRKIAKAARGRPEGVVMELEDLGAEYLEELLGAADDMTASASDSWCSSHHSI, encoded by the coding sequence ATGGCTGTTCCAAGCGGCACGTGCGcggcttctcctccttcttcttccacgTCGCCGCGGCTCAGCGCCGGCGTCGTCAACTTCTTGGCGCGCCGTGCCATGACCACGCACCACCGagcagcagcggcggcagcagcatTTCCCCTCCACTCGCCGGGCTCCTCCACCGGCTCCGCCGACTCCGTGCCGTCGAGCAGCTGCCGCCACCACGCCCCGGccacgccgcccccgccgccgttcGACACTAACGACGCCGACGAGAAGCTCCCGCGCAACATGCTCTCCCAGCACCAGGACGGCTCCGCACACGGGACAGCGGCGGCGCCGCTGAAGCAGGAGCCCACCGACGCCGGGGTGGACGCCGGGCGCGCGTTCCGCGGCGTGCGGAAGCGGCCTTGGGGCAAGTACGCGGCGGAGATCCGGGACTCGACGCGGAACGGCGtgagggtgtggctgggcacgttcGAGAgcccggaggcggcggcgctcgcCTACGACCAGGCGGCCTTCGCCATGCGCGGCGGCGCCGCCGTCCTCAACTTCCCCGCGGACCAGGTCCGCCGCTCGCTGGAGGGCGCGGGGGAAGACGTGCGCGGCCGCGCCCACGGGGTGTCGCCCGTGCTGGCGCTCAAGCGGCGGCACTCCATGCGGAGCCGAAAGGCCACGGCGTCGTTGCCGTGCCGCAAAATAGCCAAGGCCGCCCGTGGGCGGCCGGAGGGCGTGGTGATGGAGCTGGAGGACCTTGGCGCGGAGTACCTCGAGGAGCTGCTCGGCGCCGCCGACGACATGACGGCCTCGGCTTCCGATTCATGGTGCTCGAGTCATCATTCCATCTGA